The genomic stretch CGGATTCCCGCGCGGAGCCTCTCCCTCGTCCCCGCGCCGGTGCGGGACGAGCGGCGGGCCGCCCGGGAGAAGAGCCGCCGGGGCCGCTTGCTGAAGGTCGCGGCCGTCGTCTACCTCCTCGCCGTCGCCGGGCTCGGCGGATGGTTCGGCTGGATGAAGTGGGAGGAACGCCGCCTCGCCGCCCAGGTCGCGCAGGATGCCCCCACCGTCGCCGCCCTCAGCCGGACGGCCGACCTGTGGAAGGCCCTCGCCCCGGCGGTCGATCCCTCCTCCTATCCGATGGAGCCCCTTCTTTCCGTGGTGAAGGTCCTCCCCGCCGAGATGCGGCTGACGAAGTTCGAGGCCTCGCCCGTCACCGGGAAGCTCCTCCTCGTCGGCGAGGGGAAGGACGCCGCCTCGGCCTTCGCCTTCCTGCGCGAGGTGCGGAAGGACGATTTCCTGAAACGGTGGACGTGGACCATGCCGCAGCCGAAGGTGCTGCCGAACAACCACGCGCAATTCCAACTGGAGGGTACCCGTGTCGGCGTCGCCCAATAAAAAAGGCCTCAGCAAGGGGGAGAAGCAGAAGCTCTTCGTCTTCCTGATCGTCCTCTTTGCGCTGGCGAACATCTTCGCCTTCAGCCTCGTGCAGGAGAAGTTCCAGGACACCGCGCGGAACCTCAAGAAGCTCCGCGCCGACCTCTCCTATTCCCGGATCTGGATCGGCGACCGCGCCCTCTGGACCCAGCGCGAGGCGTGGCTCGCCAAGACCCAGCCGAAGCTCAGCGAGGTCGGCGACGCCGGGCAGGGGAGCGCCCGCCTCCTCGAGTCGCTCCAGCAGGCGGCGAAGAAGAACAACCTCGCCATCGTCTCGCAGAGCCTCCAGGAACCCCGCGGCACCCCGTTCTACCGGGAAGTCTCGGTCCAGCTCTCCGTCACGGGATCGCTCGAGTCGCTCTGCCGCTGGCTCTCCGAGGTCGAGCAGCCCGACCTCTTCCAGGCCATCAGCCGTTTCTCCCTGAAATGCGACGGCCCCGACGGGTCGAAGATGCGGTGCGAGATGACGGTGGCCCGCTGGTAT from Verrucomicrobium sp. GAS474 encodes the following:
- the pilO gene encoding type 4a pilus biogenesis protein PilO; the protein is MSASPNKKGLSKGEKQKLFVFLIVLFALANIFAFSLVQEKFQDTARNLKKLRADLSYSRIWIGDRALWTQREAWLAKTQPKLSEVGDAGQGSARLLESLQQAAKKNNLAIVSQSLQEPRGTPFYREVSVQLSVTGSLESLCRWLSEVEQPDLFQAISRFSLKCDGPDGSKMRCEMTVARWYSLK